A stretch of the Candidatus Tectomicrobia bacterium genome encodes the following:
- a CDS encoding Sir2 family NAD-dependent protein deacetylase — protein sequence METRAFELAAGWLRESSATVCLTGAGISTESGIPDFRSRNGIWSRFDPKDFDIRRWLGSEEVRRRYWAAAREGWRLVSGAEPSPGHGALARLDGAGRLSLLVTQNTDGLHQKAGHAPGRIVEMHGTSHACVCVGCGGKVPRPEVQARVEAGEEIPRCRGCGEPLKPDAVFFGQPIPPERLERAVAGADAAEVFLVVGSSLAVRPAGALPERALLRGGRLIIVNEGPTRLDAHAHALLRGRAGDILPTLAGAALG from the coding sequence ATGGAGACGCGGGCGTTCGAGCTTGCGGCGGGCTGGCTCCGGGAGTCCTCCGCGACGGTCTGCCTGACCGGGGCCGGGATCAGCACCGAGAGCGGCATCCCGGACTTCCGCTCCCGGAACGGCATCTGGAGCCGCTTCGATCCCAAGGACTTCGACATCCGCCGCTGGCTGGGATCGGAGGAGGTCCGCCGCCGCTACTGGGCCGCCGCCCGGGAGGGCTGGCGGCTCGTGAGCGGGGCCGAGCCCTCGCCCGGCCACGGGGCCCTGGCCCGCCTGGACGGGGCGGGCCGCCTCTCCCTCCTCGTCACCCAGAACACGGACGGCCTCCACCAGAAGGCGGGCCACGCGCCCGGACGAATCGTCGAGATGCACGGGACGAGCCACGCCTGCGTGTGCGTGGGCTGCGGGGGGAAGGTGCCGCGCCCGGAGGTGCAGGCCCGGGTCGAGGCGGGGGAGGAGATCCCCCGCTGCCGGGGGTGCGGGGAGCCCCTCAAGCCGGACGCCGTCTTCTTCGGCCAGCCCATCCCCCCCGAGCGCCTGGAGCGGGCGGTGGCGGGGGCGGACGCGGCCGAGGTCTTCCTGGTGGTGGGCTCCTCCCTCGCGGTGCGCCCGGCGGGGGCCCTGCCGGAGCGGGCCCTCCTGCGCGGGGGCCGCCTCATCATCGTGAACGAGGGCCCCACCCGCCTCGACGCCCATGCCCACGCCCTGCTGCGCGGGCGGGCTGGGGATATCCTCCCCACCCTGGCCGGGGCGGCTCTGGGCTGA
- the ilvD gene encoding dihydroxy-acid dehydratase, producing the protein MAQRVRLNQYSSRVTEPLSQAASQAMLHGAGLDEQDMKLPQVGIVSMWWEGNSCNFHLNDLARLIKESVNEGKKMVGLCFNTIGVSDGISMGTEGMKYSLQSRDIIADSIETVVAAQWYDAVITVPGCDKNMPGSVIAMGRLNRPGLMVYGGTISPGFLDGRKLDVVSAFQAYGEYIAGQIGEKELKDVIRHSCPGAGACGGMYTANTMSSSIEALGMSLPYSSTNPATSKEKRKECLSAGKAIYNLMEKDIRPRDIMTKKAFENAITVVMALGGSTNAVMHYIAIAKSVGVRLSLDDFQRISNRTPYLADLKPSGKYVMEDLHGVGGLPAVLKMLLKEGLLHGDCLTVTGRTLGENIEALPGLKSDQKIISPPSRPLKKTGHLQILYGNLATEGAVAKITGKEGERFEGPARVFDSEEAALKGLERKKIKKGDVVVIRYEGPKGGPGMREMLTVTAAIMGAGLGNDLALITDGRFSGGTHGFVVGHVTPEAQMGGLLALIENGDKIVIDARKRALTLEVPAAEIRARRKKWKAPALKFKRGTLYKYAKLVSSASEGCVTDE; encoded by the coding sequence ATGGCACAGCGGGTGCGGCTCAACCAATACAGCAGCCGGGTGACGGAACCCCTCTCCCAGGCGGCCTCCCAGGCCATGCTGCACGGGGCGGGCCTGGACGAGCAAGACATGAAGCTGCCCCAGGTGGGCATCGTGAGCATGTGGTGGGAGGGCAACTCCTGCAACTTCCACCTGAACGACCTGGCCAGGCTCATCAAGGAGAGCGTGAACGAAGGCAAGAAGATGGTGGGCCTGTGCTTCAACACCATCGGGGTGAGCGACGGCATCTCGATGGGGACCGAGGGCATGAAGTACTCCCTCCAGTCGCGCGACATCATCGCCGACTCCATCGAGACGGTGGTGGCCGCCCAGTGGTACGACGCGGTCATCACCGTCCCCGGCTGCGACAAGAACATGCCCGGCTCGGTCATCGCCATGGGCCGGCTGAACCGCCCCGGCCTCATGGTCTATGGGGGCACCATCAGCCCGGGCTTCCTGGACGGGCGGAAGCTCGACGTCGTCTCCGCCTTCCAGGCCTACGGCGAGTACATCGCCGGGCAGATCGGGGAGAAGGAGCTCAAGGACGTCATCCGGCACTCCTGCCCCGGCGCGGGGGCCTGCGGGGGCATGTACACGGCCAACACCATGTCCTCCTCCATCGAGGCCCTGGGCATGAGCCTCCCCTACAGCTCCACCAACCCGGCCACGAGCAAGGAGAAGCGCAAGGAGTGCCTGAGCGCCGGGAAGGCCATCTACAACCTGATGGAGAAGGACATCCGCCCGCGCGACATCATGACGAAGAAGGCCTTCGAGAACGCCATCACCGTCGTCATGGCGCTCGGCGGCTCGACCAACGCCGTCATGCACTACATCGCCATCGCCAAGTCGGTGGGGGTGCGGCTCTCCCTGGACGACTTCCAGCGCATCAGCAACCGCACGCCCTACCTCGCCGACCTCAAGCCGAGCGGGAAGTACGTGATGGAGGACCTCCACGGCGTGGGCGGGCTCCCCGCCGTGCTCAAGATGCTCCTCAAGGAGGGCCTGCTGCACGGGGACTGCCTCACCGTCACCGGCCGCACCCTCGGCGAGAACATCGAGGCCCTCCCCGGCCTCAAGAGCGATCAGAAGATCATCTCCCCGCCCTCCCGGCCCCTCAAGAAGACCGGCCACCTGCAGATCCTCTACGGCAACCTCGCCACCGAGGGCGCCGTCGCCAAGATCACCGGCAAGGAGGGGGAGCGCTTCGAGGGCCCGGCGCGCGTCTTCGACTCCGAGGAAGCCGCGCTCAAGGGCCTCGAGCGGAAGAAGATCAAGAAGGGGGACGTGGTCGTCATCCGCTACGAGGGGCCCAAGGGCGGCCCCGGCATGCGCGAGATGCTCACCGTCACCGCCGCCATCATGGGCGCGGGCCTGGGCAACGACCTGGCCCTCATCACCGACGGGCGCTTCTCGGGCGGCACCCACGGCTTCGTGGTGGGCCACGTCACCCCGGAGGCCCAGATGGGCGGCCTCCTCGCCCTGATCGAGAACGGGGACAAGATCGTCATCGACGCCCGGAAGCGCGCCCTGACGCTGGAGGTGCCCGCCGCCGAGATCCGGGCGCGGCGGAAGAAGTGGAAGGCGCCCGCCCTCAAGTTCAAGCGCGGCACCCTCTACAAGTACGCCAAGCTCGTCTCCTCGGCCTCGGAGGGCTGCGTCACGGACGAGTGA